GGCTCTGAACTCTCCCAAATTGAACAACTGGCACTCGCCAGTTTTGTTGCCTGCGGTCATCGCGTTGAGCTGTTTACCTACGATGCGGTAAAGAATGTCCCCAGCGGCGTGATCACCCGAGACGGCAATGACATTATTCCTCGCGACAAGGTTTTTCGCTGCGTGGAGAAGGGCAGTTATGGCGCATTTTCCGACGGATTTCGTTACACCCTGCTGCATCGCGAAGGCGGCATTTGGGTCGATACCGATGTGGTGTGTTTGAAGCCGCTCGACATAGACGCCGAGTTAATTTTCGGCAAAGAAGAGGTCGGTAAGTTTAACTGCGCGGTTTTGGGTGGCAGCGCGGGCCATCCATTGTTTGAATTTATGTTGCGTCAGGCTAACGCGATTAATGATCCGCTACCTTATGACAACTGGCAGCAACGCCGCCGTAAATTCAAGCGACGCATGATGGGGCGCGACCATCCGAAATATTTACGCTGGGGGGAGATCGGCCCCTTGGGCGTTACCCGCGCTATCTACCATATGAGTTTAGAGAATTTTGCACAGCCTTATACCGCGTTTTATC
The Alteromonadaceae bacterium 2753L.S.0a.02 DNA segment above includes these coding regions:
- a CDS encoding glycosyl transferase-like sugar-binding protein yields the protein MPTSSLPTIKALWVGSELSQIEQLALASFVACGHRVELFTYDAVKNVPSGVITRDGNDIIPRDKVFRCVEKGSYGAFSDGFRYTLLHREGGIWVDTDVVCLKPLDIDAELIFGKEEVGKFNCAVLGGSAGHPLFEFMLRQANAINDPLPYDNWQQRRRKFKRRMMGRDHPKYLRWGEIGPLGVTRAIYHMSLENFAQPYTAFYPIHPKCWDAIFDDTYPDPSQFFPNTYAIHLWNEMLRSKSTINKNGPFPENSLIAALLRRYL